From the genome of Pan troglodytes isolate AG18354 chromosome 16, NHGRI_mPanTro3-v2.0_pri, whole genome shotgun sequence:
tgagccaccgcacccagcccaaggcTTAGACTTTTATAAGACTatattcaggctgggtgcggtggctaacgcctgtaatcccagcactttgggaggctgaggcgggtggatcacctgaggtcaggagttcgagaccagcctggtcaacatggtgaaaccctgtctctactaaaaatacaaaaattagctgggcatggtggctcatgcctgtaaccccagctactcgggagcctgaggcaggagaaccacttgaaccagggagttggaggtttcagtgagctgagatcactccgctgcactccagcctgggcgacagagcaacactccatctcaaaaaaaaaaaaaaaaagacgataTTCAGACCATAATAGTTGCCCTGATAAGAATCAgaagcaggccaggcgcagtggctcacacctgtaatcccagcactttgggaggccgaggcgggtggatcacaaggtcgggagatcgagaccatcctggccaacacagtgaaaccccgtctctactaaaaatacaaaaattagctgggcgtggtggctcatgcctgtaaccccagctactcgggagcctgaggcaggagaaccacttgaactagggagttggaggttacagtgagccgagattgtgccactgcgctccagcctggtgacagagcaagactccacctcaaaaaaaaaaaaaaaaaagaatcagaagcaTATGAGCTAAAACAAGTTAGTAAAGTTCTTTATGCCCTCCCTTTGCATTTCTGAGAAACCTATTGGAAGGACTTATTTCTGCTTTGGGCATGCAAGAATCCAGAGAGATAGGAGCTGAGTGAGTAGGTTGATAACAGGGAAGCAGTAAGTAGCTTTACAGTAGAACTGTTCTGGGAACCCAAaggaaatatttgacaaaatttgcCTCTTTTCTGCAATAGCTATGGTTCCCACTGTCTTAGAAACAACCTACTCCAGCTGCCCCCTGGAACAAGAGAGTCAAAACCATCTTTAGATTTACAAGGGAACCAATCTTAGCTAAAGGTTTAATTCTAGGCAGTGTTTTAAGCTCCATGAAAAGCTACTTTAGGGCCTATGAGGAGTGACCCCTAGGTGCAGATCTCCAGACATTCAAAGAACTCATGTACTCTTGGTTATATCTGATGTTTAGGGAACTCTTAAATGGATAGGTGCTTTGTTCTACCTTTCTATATCTTCATAGTGAGGTATGTAAGAAAAAGGCATTGGGCTAAAAGTAGAGCTAGAGTCTTGTATGTTGCCATTAATCAGTGATGttaccttggacaagtcatttagcatgcctggcctcaatttcCTGTATGATCTCTAACATCTTTTCTGAAACCATGACTATGGCTGTATATAGGAAATGTTGACTTGACTATCTTACGGAACAGATTCTGCATGGTTTTAGAGGTAAATGTTTGGGAATAATTTGCAGCTAACGTGTATCCCAGGAGTTCACCATTTAGTGCAATTCACAATCAGAATTTCTTTTAACAAATCATATTCATTGAAAATGATAGTCACCATCtggacagttctggaggctacagCTAAACTGCTTTGAAGATGTTTTCTCTTcttaataatattctgttgtgtttATCCTTTGCCAAGGTTCTGTGACTCCCCGACCAGTGACCTGGAAATGCGCAATGGCCGGGGTAGAGGCAAACGCATGCGTCCCAACAGTAATACACCTGTCAATGAGACAGCCACAGCCTCTGACAGCAAAGGGACCAGTAGCAGCAGCAAAACCCGGGCAGGAGCCAATAGCAAAGGCCGTCGGGGCAGCCAGAATTCTTCAGAGCATCGCCCACCTGCCAGCAGCACTTCTGAGGATGTCAAGGCCAGCCCTTCCTCAGCTAATAAGCGGAAAAACAAACCCCTTTCAGACATGGAGCTGAATTCTAGCTCAGAGGACTCCAAAGGGAGCAAGCGTGTCCGTACTAATTCCATGGGCTCAGCCACTGGCCCCCTTCCTGGGACAAAGGTAGAACCCACTGTTCTGGACAGAAACTGTCCCTCCCCCGTCCTGATTGACTGTCCCCACCCAAACTGCAACAAGAAGTACAAGCACATCAATGGACTTAAGTACCACCAAGCTCATGCCCATACAGATGATGACAGCAAGCCGGAAGCGGATGGGGACAGTGAGTACGGAGAGGAACCTATTCTCCATGCAGATCTTGGGAGCTGCAACGGTGCATCTGTCTCACAAAAAGGTTCCTTGTCCCCTGCCCGCTCAGCTACCCCCAAAGTTCGACTTGTAGAGCCCCATAGCCCTTCTCCTTCAAGCAAATTCAGCACAAAAGGCCTCTGTAAGAAAAAGTTGAGTGGGGAAGGGGACACAGACCTTGGGGCCTTATCCAATGATGGCTCTGATGATGGACCCTCAGTGATGGATGAAACAAGCAATGATGCCTTTGATTCTTTAGAAAGGAAGtgtatggaaaaagaaaaatgtaaaaaacccTCTAGTTTAAAACCTGAAAAGATTCCTTCCAAGAGCCTAAAGTCAGCCCGTCCCATTGCCCCTGCCATCCCCCCACAGCAAATCTACACCTTCCAGACAGCCACCTTCACAGCAGCGAGCCCAGGCTCTTCCTCAGGCTTGACCGCCACAGTGGCACAAGCCATGCCCAACAGTCCCCAACTCAAGCCCATTCAGCCCAAGCCCACTGTTATGGGAGAACCTTTCACAGTCAACCCTGCCTTGACTCCAGCcaaggacaagaaaaagaaagacaaaaaaaagaaggaatcttCAAAGGAACTTGAAAGTCCTCTGACCCCTGGGAAGGTATGTCGAGCAGAAGAAGGCAAAAGCCCATTTAGGGAATCTTCAGGAGATGGGATGAAAATGGAAGGGCTCCTAAATGGCTCATCAGACCCCCACCAAAGCCGACTGGCTAGCATCAAGGCTGAAGCCGACAAGATCTACAGTTTCACGGACAATGCCCCCAGCCCTTCCATTGGAGGCAGTAGCCGCCTTGAAAACACTACCCCTACTCAGCCCCTGACTCCCTTACATGTGGTGACCCAGAATGGAGCTGAAGCCAGCTCAGTCAAAACCAACAGCCCTGCATACTCTGACATCTCTGATGCTGGGGAGGATGGGGAGGGCAAGGTAGACAGTGTCAAATCAAAGGACGCTGAACAGTTGGTTAAAGAAGGGGCTAAGAAAACTCTTTTTCCCCCTCAGCCTCAGAGCAAAGACTCACCATATTACCAAGGCTTTGAGAGTTACTATTCTCCAAGTTATGCACAGTCCAGCCCTGGGGCTCTGAACCCCAGCAGCCAGGCAGGAGTGGAGAGCCAGGCCCTGAAGACAAAAAGGGATGAGGAACCTGAGAGCATAGAAGGGAAAGTGAAGAACGATATCTGTGAAGAAAAGAAGCCCGAGCTGAGCAGTTCCAGTCAGCAGCCCTCGGTCATCCAGCAGCGTCCCAATATGTACATGCAGTCCCTGTACTACAACCAGTATGCCTATGTACCCCCCTATGGCTACAGCGACCAGAGTTACCACACCCACCTTCTGAGCACTAACACGGCTTACCGGCAGCAGTACGAAGAACAGCAGAAACGCCAGAGCTTAGAGCAGCAGCAGCGGGGAGTGGACAAGAAGGCAGAGATGGGCCTGAAGGAGCGGGAGGCAGCACTCAAGGAAGAGTGGAAGCAAAAGCCGTCAATTCCACCAACTCTCACCAAGGCCCCCAGCCTGACAGACCTGGTGAAATCAGGACCTGGCAAGGCCAAGGAGCCAGGGGCTGACCCAGCCAAATCAGTCATCATTCCCAAGTTAGATGACTCTTCAAAACTCCCGGGCCAGGCCCCTGAAGGCCTTAAAGTGAAGCTGAGTGATGCCAGCCACCTAAGCAAGGAGGCCTCTGAGGCCAAGACAGGCGCTGAGTGTGGTCGACAGGCAGAGATGGATCCAATACTCTGGTACCGACAGGTAACTGTTGCCCTGGGAGGAAGTGGAAATACCGTATGGTAATCGTCTATCTTCCTCACAAATAAGGGCTGTCCTTATATAGGGGTTCAACGGAATTGAGATTAGCAGGAGAGATGTATAATTTTAAGGATTCTTTACCTTTGTaaactattttaatgttttttattttattttagtattattatttttttgagatggagtctcactctgttgcccaggctagagtgcagtggtgcaatcttggctcactacaacctccgcctcccaggttcaagcaattctcctgcctcagcctcccgagtagctgagattacaggcacacgccaccatgcccagctaattttttttgtatttttagtagagatggggcttcaccatcttggtcaggctggtctggaactcctgacctcaagtaatccacctgcctcagcctcccaaagtgctgggattacaggcatgagccactgcacccagccaatttttattttattttattttatttatttattttttttttgagatggagtctggcactgtcacccaggctggaatgcactggcgcaatctcagctcactgcaacctctgcctcccaggttcacacgattctcctgcctcagcctccctagtagctgggattacaggtgcgtgccaccacacctggctaattttttgtatttttagtagagacggggtttcaccatgttagccaggatggtcttgatctcctgaccttgtgatccacccacctcggcctcccaaagtacctggattaaggcgtgagccactgcgcccagtcgtaattttttttatttttatgtttttatagagaCCAGAGTccctctgtgttgcccaggctggaatgcaatgatgcagtcatagctcactgcaatttccaactcctaggctcaagcagtcctcctgcctcagcctcccaattaaccaggactacagatgcatgccaccacacccagatgatgttttaattttttgtagagaggggtctcactatgttgcccaggctggtcttgaactcctggcctcaagcaatcctcgcgcctcagcctcccaaagcacagggattcatattaatgttttttaaaaagcacttttatATCCATAGCAGGTGTTTTTTCCATTTGACAGGAAAGGCCCAGACAAGTTAGCTTAATTTGTCTGGGGTTACTTGAGACCTCActagcagagccaggattagaaCCCAGGTATCTCGATTCCTTGTCCGTGTTTCCTCCACTGTTTGGTTCCTATGAAATGAGTTATTGATGGTCTCTCTATTTTTTAGAGTAGGTCCAAAGTATACTCAGTTACTGAGTTTCTTTAACAAGGATTTTATAGGTTGAGTTAGAACTAGGAACTTGGAATCTCATATCTTGCTCTGCTCATGAGACTTAGAatgtcttcccttccctcttgGTATAATAGTTATGCTTCCCTCCCTCATCTGATCTGAGTGTCACTTATAAGCTTTCCAGCCCCTGAGCGTGCTCTGAAAAAGTGAAACAATCTAAACATCTTGGAAGGGGCAGCCTCTCCTATTTCAGTCGTTTTCCCAGAATGCTTGTTCTCACCTAGAAAACATCCACTGATGCATGGATggattttccttttctccccctGCCCCATCTTGTTCCCTGTGGGTGGGTGCagaggtgggggcgggggcttTTTAACCAAAAGGGAGCAGAGTTGGATTATAAACAAGATCAGTAGAGGCCAAAATCCTACTCTGCCCCAGGTGTCTAGTACTAATTATCTGCTCTGGTGGTTCTACTGGGACCTTGGGCTTGAAATATATCTGTCTTATCTGTACAACACCCAGTCGTTGTTCTGTGATTGTTGTAGGAGGCAGAGCCCCGGATGTGGACATATGTTTATCCTGCCAAGTACTCAGACATCAAGTCAGAGGATGAGCGGTGGAAGGAGGAGCGGGACCGCAAATTGAAGGAGGAAAGGAGTCGGAGTAAGGACTCTGTCCCCAAGGAAGATGGGAAGGAAAGCACAAGTAGTGACTGCAAGCTGCCCACGTCAGAGGAGTCTCGCCTTGGGAGCAAGGAGCCCCGGCCAAGTGTCCATGTGCCTGTGTCCTCCCCACTTACCCAGCACCAGTCCTACATCCCCTACATGCACGGCTATTCCTACAGTCAGTCCTACGACCCCAACCACCCCAGCTACCGGAGCATGCCTGCTGTGATGATGCAGAACTACCCAGGTACAGCACCAAGTGCCAGCGCTATTCCATTCACTGGAAGGGGGAATGAAGCACAGATTTCACATCCAGAGTTTTCTTGCTCAGCCCCAAGGCATATTGAGGCTCGCTTAGATGACAGACCTTTTTTCACTGAGTCATTCTGTGAGGTGGCCACCATAACCCATAGTTCCTTGAATGACCCATAATGATAGTCTGTGTGACTAcctctctctcccttgctccAGCTCAAGGATTGTCTCTGTAGTCAGTTTTCATTGCTAACTAAAGGTAAAACTCCTTCTCTGTCACTGCTGTCTCCCCTCAGCTGGAATTTGTAAACCATATACTCCACATTTTGcagtgtgctaggcactgtgggaGGTACAAAAGAAGTAGAGCCATTGAGTTCCTTCCACTCCCGGAGCTTACAGCTTAATCATAGTGGAGAGAcacaaagaacaaataaaatgcaaACCATAACAATGCATGGATTCAGTTGCCAGATCATCTTCACCTGTCAAGTAAGAACAGCCATCTGAAGTCAGACTGGGGGGAGGTCCTGCTAGATTCAGCTTGGAAAAGACAAGCTCTTTATAGtgtttaaatgttttttgtttgtttgttttttgagacggaatttcactcttgttgtgcaggctagagtgcagtggcgtgatctcggctcaccacagcctccacctcccgggttcaaacaattctcctgcctcagcttcccaagtagctaggattacaggcatgtgccaccactcctggctaattttgtatttttagtagagacggtgttcttccgtgttggtcaggctggtcttgaactcccgacctcaggtgatccggccgccttggcctcccaaagtgctgagatacaggcatgagccagcgctcctggccttaaatgttttttaacttGTTAGAAGAAAATGCTCTTATTTAACTCTACTCGTTTTGTTGCCCAAAGAACCATGTGGGGTGCTTCTGGGGTGGAAGGGCACTGCTTTAGCCTCACTCCTTAGCGCCTCCAGCTTCCTACAGCAGCCTAAATAGTCTCAACATTCTGGTGACATTATTATAAAGCACACTCTAAATAGAAATAAGCTTTTCAAACAGAAATAGGAAATTTCTTACCCTTGAGGTGTTCCTTTATCCCTGTCACTCACACCCGTCAATATAAAAATCATAGTTGCATTTGTTGAGTGCTCGCCCTGAGCCAGGCGCTGTCCTCTGAGATTTATAGACATTATCTTTTTTAATCCTCCCTATCACCTTAAGTAATAAGTATTGATATCTTCGTTTTtgatgatgaagaaactgaagctcaaaacAGTTATTTATTTGCTCAAGGTTACCAAGCTAGTAAGTCTCAGAGTAAGGTTTTGAGCCCAAGGCTCTGACTCCAGATAAGTGTGATCTTTCCACTTTATCATATCACTTCTCCAAGATGAATCTGAGACCAGTTCAAAGAACAGTATCAGATCTATGGAAGTTGGAAGCAGGAAACAGGGCCATGTTCCTAATATCCCTTAACTAATTTTTCCTGTAGAGCTCAGTAAAGAAAGGTCAAGCCAACAGTCTCAGCCAAAGACACTATGTTAGAAAATACCTCAGCCTGTGCCTAGGAAAGCTGATGCCCACCCAATCAAGCTCACTAAAGCAGAGTTTCCTCTACCTCTCCCATCTCTTTGACTGTTTGATTTCTCCTTCCACAGGTTCCTACCTGCCTTCCAGCTACTCTTTTTCCCCATATGGCAGCAAGGTCTCAGGTGGTGAAGATGCTGACAAGGCACGAGCCAGCCCCAGTGTGACTTGTAAATCCAGCTCAGAGTCCAAAGCCCTGGACATCTTGCAGCAGCATGCCAGTCACTACAAGAGCAAGTCTCCCACGGTAAGAAAAGTACAGTGATGCTGGCTGTTACCCAAAGACTAGTAAGGCCAGATCCAGGGTCTGGGAGAAGGTGGGCAAGTTCAGGTCCTGACCACAGTGCAGCTTGGCTGACTTGACACTGGCAGCCCCCAGGGCATCTTCTTTATTCTTAGGTATCTTGCACTTTTAGGGGTCATAAGGTGGCACCCTGGGCATCtcactcgtgtgtgtgtgtgtgtgtgtgtgtgtgtgtgtggttgtatgCATATGTGTCTCACTATAGTGCTTTTGTGTCTCTGGTTTCCTTTCCAGATAAGTGATAAAACTTCTCAGGAGAGAGATCGAGGAGGCTGTGGGGtggttgggggtggtggcagcTGTAGCAGCGTCGGGGGAGCAAGTGGGGGTGAACGGAGTGTTGACCGGCCCCGCACCTCTCCTTCCCAGCGCCTGATgtccacacaccaccaccaccaccacttggGGTACTCGTTGCTCCCAGCACAGTACAACTTACCCTATGCAGCAGGTAAGCCTGTTTTCCCTACCACctgttgttttgtcttgttttgttttgtttatcttcaTCCCAGTAGTAATGTCCACAGCTAGGACCCTCCTACCTGCCTCATAAgaatccttttttaattttttttttttttgagcttctAATCTGTGCACAGTCCTAACCTCCTGCAGTCATTAAAGCATATGATATTTATTCCTCCCTTGGAGTTTGGGGACTCTTAAATTCCTCCAGAATACTGGCCTTGGTAGTCAGAAGAATATGGAACAGGTGTTccccaaaggcaaagagaaacaatCAGCTGAGAAATAGAGCCTTATTATCTATCTCCAGCAAATATATCTGGCTGagtgtcagatttttttttctgtcagcaCCCCAAAACTCAGGGAAAAAGATTAATGGAAGGTTTCTGTGAGTGCTACACTAACATGTTCTCCTGCTTATTCAGGGCTTTCTTCTACAGCCATTGTTGCCAGCCAACAAGGCTCAACTCCCTCACTCTACCCACCCCCCAGGAGGTGAGAATGGTAAGTCACTTTTATTAATTTGGGGCAACACATAAAGCCGGGATAGTTGCTACCTGGATCACAGAATCCCTAGGTGAGGAATAGCTATGAGGGGTCAGCAGTCTGGAATCCATGGAACCCTGGCCAAGCTTCTTGTACAAGAGTCTCCCATGAAGCCATGTGCATCTGAGAGGACCTGTGGAACACAGTGTCCCCTAGGGACCAGTACTGGCCACTCCTACAATTCATTTTCTTGGAGTGCCACCTTGTGGTTGTTTTACCAACAGGCTGAGTGCCTGGTTATCTGTCCATGTTTCCCTTGCAGACACCAAGTGCCCGGATAAAGTCAGCTTCACGGGCCCGGACTGGCTTACCCAAGGAGGTGCTGAAGGTGCCGTTTAGACATCAGTTAAATGGTGTTGATCATCCTGTTTGCCGTTTCCACCATGACTGAAGGCAGACCCTTGGCTATCTCACCTCCACCAGACCTCCGGACTACCTGACCCTACCTCTTCCTCAGGAGCTGGAGAGCTGGTACttagcaaaaatatttattctctcagCCACAGTCATGACTGTTGTGGCCTCTGTGGAGATGAAGGCACGGGAAGCAACCAGGGGAACATGGCCTCAGCCCAGAGAAGCCACCGCTCTGTTCCCCAAGCCCTTGGTCTGCTGCTGGAGCAGTACCAGACCCCCCGCCCACCAGGGAGGGACCCCCACCCCCAAGCACTGGGTAAGGTCTGAAGACAGCACAGCAGCCATACCCctcaccatcattaccaccatcaccagaTTCTGCATCTCCCTAGTGCTTTGCACCCTGGGAATTGGCAGCATGTGGAGGAACTAGAATCTCAGGAAAGAAATTGGGGGTTGTTTTCTACATAATTGTGAAAACAAGGTCTTCAAATGTGGAGACTTCTCCCCATTTACATGAGCACATATAAACGCTCACAACCTAGCCTGGAAAGGAAGACCAAGGCATCTGCCCCAACATGGCCTTGAGCTGCCTGTgaggcagggggcaggggttCCAACACCAGCACAGGGCTCCCCAGGGACACTGGGAGCAAGCTGGTGCTGGAGCATGAATGACGTCTGTGAAGTAGAACCTGCGTCCCCACTAAGTCCTGCTGCTTCTTATTCCCCAACTCCTtgcccttttcccttccctcctaACCCCTTGGTGCCTTTCCCAGGGGGATCCCCACACTGgtcttgcctcttcttttccacTGCTTGGCTCTTAAGCCTCAGGCAGATAAACTAGTATTCCCCCCAGCTTGGGGAACCTTGGAGTCTGCCAGGTCACCTTAGGGCAAGGCCCAGAAGGCAGCCCCTGGGAGCACCCAGCAGTTCTTGGAGATGTCCTGTCATCTAGCCATCTGATATCTTCCTCATTTGAGGCCACAGATATATATAGCCCAATTCCTCTGTCTACAAGTACATGATTTTATATAGCTCAGTCTATAACCTCCATGTGGGCCAATATAAGCTGTGTTTCTTGGTAACACATATTTTGTTTGAGGGGCCACTGGCCATGGGAGGTTATTTGTTCCTTAGACCCTGGAATAACACATCCAAGCCATTACTTATTCGAGTCTCAGAATGTACTCAGTGGAGCTGTGCTTTGAGGCAGCCAACATTTCTCTGCTCTCCTTAGAAATGCAGTCTCCCAATGGAAGCTTTATACTCTTTGTACTGGGAAAGTGAGGATGATTTGGTAGCTTTATTGGGGTCATGTCTTCCCCAAGGTGTGGGGAGCTTTAGCTTACTTGGCTTTTGAGGTATCATCCCTCTTTTCTCCCCTCCTATCTTTCCATGACCCTctggattgagagagagagataaagactGATAGACACCAGTGTAGGCTGGAAAAGGGAGTGTGTGACCAGAGTGCCAAAAGTGACTAGGAGCAGGAACTTGGCTCCGACTCAGTTTGGAAAATGGGAAATAGGGGACAGTAAGCACAATGCCCAGTAGTAGTTGATTTCCAAGGACCCTGGAACCCTACACACGAGAGGCTTAGGGTCACCATCTGCTCAAGAGGATCCCCTCTGATCTACAGGCCTTTCCCCTAGGTTTCTGCCTCCTCGTTTTTGTTCAAGTTGGGTTCTGAGTCCTCCCCAAAAACCATTGTTTTAGACCTCTTGGCAGGGCCCCAAAACAGCCTCCCTCATACCCATCATTCCCTCTGCCTTCTGCTGCCCTCATGGGCAGTGCTCTGAGCAGTGACCTCCCTTTCCTCCGTGGAAGTAGCTAGTGCAGACACCGTCATCCCACCCTACCTGAGTCACCCCAACCAAGAGGGTGACTGAATTTCAGCCTGATTATGCCCTCCTGGGGCTCCTGTGAGGTGGAGCCAAGGTTCCCTCTCTgttcctgtttgtttttaaatattgttgtGTGTTTTGTATCTGTGGCACTGGCCTGCAGCATACTCTGTATATATTGTAAAGAAACCGTTAGGAgtaattttcttttgcattggGCAGGCATGGCCCTGCATTCCTGCCCTTTCCACTCATTCTGTAACACAGAGGATGAACTTCTGTATTAGCTGGGCAGCCTTGGGTTCTCCAGAAGAGaacaggtttttcttttcctttttaatttttcttcttaaacattTGGCTCTTTGATCCTCATATCCAAGTCTCCCCTGAAGAGTAGGAGCTGCTCAGAAGAGCAGGTGAAAGCCACCATGGCAGATCCTGATGCCTGCCGGGCCTAGTCTTCCCTCTGAAATAACATGAAGCAGCAGCTGTGGAGATTCTTGACAAGTGCTGAGTGAAAGATTTGCTGCCCCCCTCTACATGGGGAGGAGAAACACAGGTGGGAGCTACCTGTGGCATCCATGACCTAGTCAGAGGGATGAGATGCTCAGCAGGGGTCCCCATCCTATCCCACCCTACAAACAAAGGCTGGAAAAATTTGCTACCAAGGGCCAAGACCACCAGACCAAGCCTGTTTATGAGCCACCCCTGCCCAGGCCCTCACAGACATTGCTCACTGGGCTTCCCATAGAGGAGAAGCTAAAGAGGGAGGGGGCCTCATCCCCAGATAGATCAGGCAAGGCTTGGAGAGCTGCTCTTTAGGATCCACATCAACTACTTCCTCATTTTAAGGTATGGCAGTTCCCTTCATCCCCTTTTCCTGCCttgtacatgtacatgtatgaaATTTCCTTCTCTTACCCAACTCTCtccacacatcacaaggtcaAAGAACCACACGCTTAGAAGGGTAAGAGGGCACCCTATGAAATGAAATGGTGATTTCTTGAGTCTCTTTTTTCCACGTTTAAGGGGCCATGGCAGGACTTAGAGTTGCGAGTTAAGACTGCAGAGGGCTAGAGAATTATTTTATACAGGCTTTGAGGCCACCCATGTCACTTATCCCGTATACCCTCTCACCATCCCCTTGTCTACTCTGATGCCCCCAAGATGCAACTGGGCAGCTAGTTGGCCCCATAATTCTGGGCCTTTGTTGTTTAATTACTTGGGCATCCCAGGAAGCTTTCCAGTGATCTCCTACCATGGGCCcccctcctgggatcaagccccTCCCAGGccctgtccccagcccctcctgccccagcccaccCGCTTGCCTTGGTGCTCAGCCCTCCCATTGGGAGCAGGTTGGGGCGAGCTGGAGGCCCGGGCTGGAGGGGCAGTGTTGCTGTTCATAGATTTTGTTCCATTGGCGTTGCTCTGTTGAATTTAATTTCAGTCTTCCTGATTCTTCCCTTCTGTAAAGTGTACATTACCAAGTTCcttgtttttttatatatatatataaatatatatatatacaaactgtACTCTTTTTGCCTTTGTACATTCGggcaagaagagaaaataaatctttttaagaGACAATCACAAATCTGTGAGGGCTGCTGGTTATTTCTCCTGGAGTTTGCTGCTGAgctgcctcttccttcctcccaatTTTCCTGTTCTCCCTCAGCTCTCCTGATCTTCCTGGCCCTGCTCCATATGCATCCTCAGCTTCACTTTCCCTGGCTGATGGCAAGCTGTTGAATCCAGTGTCCAGACTACCTGCCTTGTAACCCTTTTCTGCCCAGCATTGTTTTCTGGCTTGGCCACTGGCTTAGCCCAGGAGCTTTACTCTGTGCCCTGGCCTCCCCTCTCTTCACCTTTAGATTTCCATTCACCGAAGTGGCTTTGGACCCCTGGGTACTCTGGGACCTGTTTCCTGGAGGCCCTGGCTTGGGACACTCACCTGTGAAACTATGCAGCTGGGAGCTCTCTGCCTAAGAGTTTGCACTATTTAAACCTGCCTGGGAGTTAGGACGGATGGTTTTAGGAATGACCGGAAAACTACCCCTAAAACTCCCCCCACATTCCAGCCTCTAGAATGCTCT
Proteins encoded in this window:
- the ZNF609 gene encoding zinc finger protein 609, translating into MSLSSGASGGKGVDANPVETYDSGDEWDIGVGNLIIDLDADLEKDQQKLEMSGSKEVGIPAPNAVATLPDNIKFVTPVPGPQGKEGKSKSKRNKSGKDTSKPTPGTSLFTPSEGAASKKEVQGRSGDGANAGGLVAAIAPKGSEKAAKASRSVAGSKKEKENSSSKSKKERSEGVGTCSEKDPGVLQPVPLGGRGGQYDGSAGVDTGAVEPLGSIAIEPGAALNPLGTKPEPEEGENECRPLKKVKSEKMESPVSTPAVLPIHLLVPVVNNDISSPCEQIMVRTRSVGVNTCDVALATEPECLGPCEPGTSVNLEGIVWQETEDGMLVVNVTWRNKTYVGTLLDCTRHDWAPPRFCDSPTSDLEMRNGRGRGKRMRPNSNTPVNETATASDSKGTSSSSKTRAGANSKGRRGSQNSSEHRPPASSTSEDVKASPSSANKRKNKPLSDMELNSSSEDSKGSKRVRTNSMGSATGPLPGTKVEPTVLDRNCPSPVLIDCPHPNCNKKYKHINGLKYHQAHAHTDDDSKPEADGDSEYGEEPILHADLGSCNGASVSQKGSLSPARSATPKVRLVEPHSPSPSSKFSTKGLCKKKLSGEGDTDLGALSNDGSDDGPSVMDETSNDAFDSLERKCMEKEKCKKPSSLKPEKIPSKSLKSARPIAPAIPPQQIYTFQTATFTAASPGSSSGLTATVAQAMPNSPQLKPIQPKPTVMGEPFTVNPALTPAKDKKKKDKKKKESSKELESPLTPGKVCRAEEGKSPFRESSGDGMKMEGLLNGSSDPHQSRLASIKAEADKIYSFTDNAPSPSIGGSSRLENTTPTQPLTPLHVVTQNGAEASSVKTNSPAYSDISDAGEDGEGKVDSVKSKDAEQLVKEGAKKTLFPPQPQSKDSPYYQGFESYYSPSYAQSSPGALNPSSQAGVESQALKTKRDEEPESIEGKVKNDICEEKKPELSSSSQQPSVIQQRPNMYMQSLYYNQYAYVPPYGYSDQSYHTHLLSTNTAYRQQYEEQQKRQSLEQQQRGVDKKAEMGLKEREAALKEEWKQKPSIPPTLTKAPSLTDLVKSGPGKAKEPGADPAKSVIIPKLDDSSKLPGQAPEGLKVKLSDASHLSKEASEAKTGAECGRQAEMDPILWYRQEAEPRMWTYVYPAKYSDIKSEDERWKEERDRKLKEERSRSKDSVPKEDGKESTSSDCKLPTSEESRLGSKEPRPSVHVPVSSPLTQHQSYIPYMHGYSYSQSYDPNHPSYRSMPAVMMQNYPGSYLPSSYSFSPYGSKVSGGEDADKARASPSVTCKSSSESKALDILQQHASHYKSKSPTISDKTSQERDRGGCGVVGGGGSCSSVGGASGGERSVDRPRTSPSQRLMSTHHHHHHLGYSLLPAQYNLPYAAGLSSTAIVASQQGSTPSLYPPPRR